In one window of Opitutus sp. GAS368 DNA:
- the rpoB gene encoding DNA-directed RNA polymerase subunit beta, producing the protein MADRIHSERINFGKLREVIQPPNLIELQISSYLEFLQKDTAEKARKPYGLEAVFREVFPINSYDERLTLEYVSYTIGEPKSSEIECLREGTTYAVPLYVKLRLREEDFIKDEEIFMGDIPMVTERGSFIINGAERVVVSQLHRSPGICFEVATHPNGKLLHSFRIIPDRGTWLEVQFDNNDLLYVYLDRRRRRRKFLITTLLRSIGFSNDLDILNLFYTIQDLKVSKALDLENVSTLVLVEDVIDAQKGVVLARAFEPLTKAIVRTFEKHDIKSMRVIDTTADEGAIIRALKKDPTRNEEEALKEIYKKLRPGEPPTTANAKALLKRLFFDPKRYDLGRVGRYKINQKLDLKIDLENRILASEDVVAATKYLVRLKKSDGIVDDIDHLGSRRVRTVGELLANQCRVGLSRTERLVRERMTLYDQSVDSITPQKLINPKALTTVIRDFFARSQLSQFMDQINPLAELTHKRRLSALGPGGLNRERAGFEVRDVHPSHYGRICPIETPEGPNIGLINSLSTYARVNEFGFIEAPYRLVEKGRVTDKVVYLTADQEEGKTIAQANAEVDDKGHYIGKVTARNSGNFLEVTADEVDLMDVSPKQVVSVAAGLIPFLEHDDANRALMGSNMQRQGVPLLQTEAPFVGTGLESRLASDSKTVVIAEESGVVASVDAKQIVVTKDGELPRHPKHNPKEHVYVYELRKFMRSNAGTCFSQRPIVKKGQKVRKGECIADGPSTDHGELALGRNVLVGFMPWNGYNFEDAILISEKVLKEDIFTSIHVQEFEVTARDTKLGPEEITRDIPNIGEEALKNLDHNGVIRVGAEVKPGDILVGKITPKSETELAPEEKLLRAIFGEKAADVKDTSLIVPSGVNGIIMDVKVSTSRLDAERDRLSPSDRRRQVKQIQEDYKTQMDKLREQLTEALSNILLGEKIPLDVINGQTGEIIIPANRKITKTLLRKLAAVAKHIEIDPSPVRIKIMEIIASFQSKFDELEGDRERKIATIETGDENGPGVIKQVKVYIATKQKLEVGDKMAGRHGNKGVVAKIVPEEDMPFLPDGTPIEICLNPLGVPSRMNVGQVLETHLGWACKKLGIKVATPVFDGIPESKVRGYLKEAKLPSTGKSPLHDGRTGEKLDQEVVVGYIYMMKLNHLVSHKIHARAVGPYSLVTQQPLGGKAQYGGQRFGEMEVWALEAYGAAHTLQELLTVKSDDVNGRTKIYESLVKGDNTLSAGTPESFNVLVKEMQALGLDIKLAKRTALGEALGGSR; encoded by the coding sequence ATGGCCGACCGTATTCATTCCGAACGCATCAACTTCGGCAAACTCCGCGAAGTCATCCAGCCGCCGAACCTCATCGAGCTGCAGATCAGCTCCTACCTTGAGTTCCTGCAGAAGGACACCGCCGAGAAGGCGCGCAAGCCCTACGGCCTCGAGGCCGTGTTCCGCGAGGTCTTCCCGATCAATTCCTACGACGAGCGCCTGACGCTCGAATACGTCTCCTACACGATCGGCGAGCCCAAGAGCTCCGAGATCGAGTGCCTCCGCGAGGGCACCACCTACGCCGTCCCGCTCTACGTGAAGCTCCGCCTCCGCGAGGAGGACTTCATCAAGGACGAGGAGATCTTCATGGGTGACATCCCGATGGTCACCGAACGCGGCTCGTTCATCATCAACGGCGCCGAGCGCGTCGTCGTCTCCCAGCTCCACCGTTCGCCGGGCATCTGCTTCGAGGTCGCCACACACCCGAACGGCAAGTTGCTGCACTCCTTCCGCATCATCCCGGACCGTGGCACCTGGCTCGAGGTGCAGTTCGACAACAACGACCTGCTCTACGTCTATCTCGACCGCCGCCGCCGCCGCCGCAAATTCCTCATCACGACGCTGCTCCGCTCCATCGGCTTCAGCAACGATCTGGATATCCTCAACCTGTTCTACACGATCCAGGATCTGAAGGTCAGCAAGGCCCTCGACCTCGAGAACGTCTCCACGCTCGTCCTCGTCGAGGATGTCATCGACGCCCAGAAGGGCGTCGTGCTCGCCCGCGCCTTCGAGCCGCTCACCAAGGCCATCGTCCGCACCTTCGAGAAACACGACATCAAGTCGATGCGTGTCATCGACACCACCGCCGACGAGGGCGCCATCATCCGCGCGCTCAAGAAGGACCCGACCCGCAACGAGGAGGAGGCCCTCAAGGAAATCTACAAGAAGCTGCGCCCGGGCGAGCCGCCGACCACGGCGAACGCCAAGGCCCTGCTCAAGCGCCTGTTCTTCGACCCGAAGCGCTACGATCTCGGCCGCGTCGGCCGCTACAAGATCAACCAGAAGCTCGACCTCAAGATCGACCTGGAGAACCGCATCCTCGCCAGCGAGGACGTGGTCGCCGCCACCAAGTATCTCGTCCGCCTCAAGAAGAGCGACGGCATCGTCGACGACATCGATCACCTCGGTTCCCGCCGCGTCCGCACCGTGGGCGAGCTCCTCGCCAACCAGTGCCGCGTCGGCCTGAGCCGCACCGAGCGTCTCGTCCGCGAGCGCATGACCCTCTATGACCAGAGCGTCGACTCGATCACGCCCCAGAAGCTGATCAACCCGAAGGCCCTGACGACCGTGATCCGCGATTTCTTCGCGCGCTCGCAGCTGTCGCAGTTCATGGACCAGATCAACCCGCTCGCCGAGCTCACGCACAAGCGCCGCTTGTCCGCGCTCGGGCCGGGCGGTTTGAACCGCGAACGCGCCGGCTTCGAAGTCCGCGACGTCCATCCGTCGCACTACGGCCGCATCTGCCCGATCGAGACCCCGGAAGGTCCGAACATCGGCCTCATCAACTCCCTGTCCACCTACGCCCGCGTGAACGAATTCGGCTTCATCGAAGCCCCGTATCGTCTCGTCGAGAAGGGCCGCGTGACCGACAAGGTTGTCTATCTCACCGCCGATCAGGAGGAGGGCAAGACGATCGCGCAGGCCAACGCCGAGGTGGATGACAAGGGTCATTACATCGGCAAGGTCACCGCCCGTAACTCCGGCAACTTCCTCGAGGTGACCGCCGACGAGGTGGACCTGATGGACGTTTCGCCGAAGCAGGTGGTGTCCGTCGCCGCCGGCCTCATCCCCTTCCTCGAGCACGACGACGCGAATCGCGCGCTCATGGGTTCCAACATGCAACGCCAGGGCGTGCCGCTCCTGCAGACCGAGGCGCCGTTCGTCGGCACCGGTCTCGAGAGCCGCCTTGCGAGCGACTCCAAGACCGTCGTCATCGCCGAGGAGTCCGGTGTCGTCGCGTCGGTGGATGCGAAGCAGATTGTCGTCACCAAGGACGGCGAACTGCCCCGTCACCCGAAGCACAACCCGAAGGAGCACGTCTACGTCTACGAGCTGCGCAAGTTCATGCGCTCGAACGCCGGCACCTGCTTCAGCCAGCGGCCCATCGTCAAGAAGGGCCAGAAGGTCAGGAAGGGCGAGTGCATCGCGGACGGCCCCTCGACCGACCACGGCGAGCTCGCGCTCGGCCGCAACGTCCTCGTCGGCTTCATGCCGTGGAACGGCTACAACTTCGAAGACGCCATCCTGATCTCCGAGAAGGTCCTCAAGGAAGACATCTTCACCTCCATCCACGTCCAGGAGTTCGAAGTCACCGCCCGTGACACGAAGCTCGGGCCGGAAGAGATCACGCGCGACATCCCGAACATTGGCGAGGAAGCGCTCAAGAACCTCGATCATAATGGCGTCATCCGCGTCGGTGCCGAGGTGAAACCCGGTGACATCCTCGTCGGCAAGATCACCCCGAAGTCCGAGACCGAGCTCGCGCCCGAGGAAAAGCTCCTCCGCGCCATTTTCGGTGAGAAGGCCGCAGACGTGAAGGACACCTCCCTCATCGTGCCCTCCGGCGTGAACGGCATCATCATGGACGTGAAGGTTTCCACGAGCCGCCTCGATGCGGAGCGCGACCGCCTGTCCCCGTCCGACCGCCGCCGCCAGGTGAAGCAGATCCAGGAGGATTATAAGACGCAAATGGACAAGCTGCGCGAGCAGCTGACCGAGGCGCTCTCCAACATCCTCCTCGGCGAGAAGATCCCGCTCGATGTCATCAACGGCCAGACCGGCGAAATCATCATCCCGGCCAACCGCAAGATCACCAAGACGCTCCTCCGCAAGCTGGCCGCCGTCGCGAAGCACATCGAGATCGATCCTTCGCCCGTCCGCATCAAGATCATGGAGATCATCGCCTCGTTCCAGTCGAAGTTCGACGAGCTCGAGGGCGACCGCGAGCGCAAGATCGCCACGATCGAGACCGGCGACGAGAACGGCCCCGGTGTCATCAAGCAGGTCAAGGTCTACATCGCCACGAAGCAGAAGCTCGAGGTCGGTGACAAGATGGCCGGCCGCCACGGTAACAAGGGCGTCGTCGCCAAGATCGTGCCGGAAGAGGACATGCCCTTCCTGCCCGACGGCACCCCGATCGAAATCTGCCTCAACCCCCTCGGCGTGCCTTCGCGCATGAACGTGGGCCAGGTGCTGGAGACGCACCTCGGCTGGGCTTGCAAAAAGCTCGGCATCAAGGTGGCCACCCCCGTGTTCGACGGCATTCCCGAGAGCAAGGTCCGTGGCTACCTCAAGGAGGCCAAGCTGCCTTCCACCGGTAAGTCGCCGCTGCATGACGGTCGCACGGGCGAGAAACTCGATCAGGAGGTCGTCGTCGGCTACATCTACATGATGAAGCTGAACCACCTTGTGTCGCACAAGATCCACGCCCGCGCGGTCGGTCCTTACTCGCTCGTCACCCAGCAGCCGCTGGGCGGCAAGGCGCAGTACGGCGGCCAGCGCTTCGGCGAAATGGAAGTCTGGGCGCTCGAGGCCTACGGCGCGGCGCACACCCTCCAGGAGCTCCTCACCGTCAAGTCCGACGACGTCAACGGCCGCACCAAGATCTACGAGTCGCTCGTCAAGGGCGACAACACGCTGAGCGCCGGCACGCCGGAATCGTTCAACGTGCTGGTCAAGGAAATGCAGGCCCTCGGTCTCGACATCAAACTCGCGAAGCGCACCGCCCTGGGCGAAGCCCTCGGCGGCAGCCGCTAA
- the rplL gene encoding 50S ribosomal protein L7/L12 has translation MSNITKDQVIEWLSAQPILELAALVKDLETKWGVSAAAAVAAAPAGGAAAAGAPAAEAQTEFTVVLKEAGANKIGVIKEVRAITGLGLKEAKDLVEAAPKNVKEGVNKTEAEDLKKKLEAAGAKVELK, from the coding sequence ATGAGCAACATCACCAAAGACCAAGTCATTGAATGGCTGTCCGCCCAGCCGATTCTCGAACTCGCCGCCCTCGTCAAGGATCTCGAGACGAAGTGGGGCGTGTCCGCCGCCGCTGCCGTCGCCGCCGCTCCCGCGGGTGGCGCTGCCGCCGCCGGCGCTCCGGCTGCCGAGGCGCAGACCGAGTTCACCGTCGTCCTCAAGGAGGCCGGCGCGAACAAGATTGGCGTCATCAAGGAAGTCCGTGCCATCACGGGTCTCGGCCTCAAGGAGGCCAAGGATCTCGTCGAGGCCGCCCCGAAGAACGTCAAGGAAGGCGTCAACAAGACCGAAGCCGAGGATCTCAAGAAGAAGCTCGAGGCCGCCGGCGCCAAAGTGGAGCTCAAGTAA
- the rplJ gene encoding 50S ribosomal protein L10: MRAEKQYLIDEVSGHLKKSDYVILTNFTKLTVADAAELRKRLAPEKAEFHVVKNSSFRVAAKALGLPDLDKSLSGQTAVVVGGKNPAGVAKALKKFIEEKQKLEVKVGVMDKKLMTAADLAKLADLPSFDALRSMFLGLLTMQGAAFVRVLDAKIKKEQPAAPAA, from the coding sequence ATGAGAGCCGAAAAACAATACCTGATCGACGAAGTCAGCGGGCACCTGAAGAAGTCCGACTACGTCATCCTCACCAACTTCACGAAACTCACCGTCGCCGACGCGGCCGAGCTGCGCAAGCGCCTCGCCCCGGAGAAGGCCGAGTTCCACGTCGTCAAGAACAGCTCGTTTCGCGTCGCGGCCAAAGCCCTGGGCCTGCCCGACCTGGACAAGTCCCTCAGCGGCCAGACGGCCGTCGTCGTCGGCGGCAAGAATCCCGCCGGTGTCGCCAAGGCGCTGAAGAAGTTCATCGAGGAAAAGCAGAAGCTCGAGGTCAAGGTGGGCGTCATGGACAAGAAGCTCATGACGGCCGCCGACCTGGCGAAACTCGCCGACCTGCCTTCCTTCGACGCCCTGCGCTCGATGTTCCTCGGCCTGCTCACGATGCAGGGCGCGGCCTTCGTCCGCGTGCTCGACGCCAAGATCAAGAAGGAGCAGCCCGCTGCTCCGGCCGCCTAA
- the rplA gene encoding 50S ribosomal protein L1 → MPVKQSKRYRSAASAVDLSKEYPLKEAVEILTKFPKAKFDETVELSFRLGVDPAQGDQMVRGTTPLPNGSGKKVRVIVFTDDADKALAAGADHAGLAELMTKINAGWLDFDVAIATTEAMKQVRTLARVLGPKGLMPNPKSGTVTDDIAAGIKAVKAGRVEFKVDKTANIGVGVGKRSFTADQITENVSAVLEAVGKAKPATFKGHYIKSVTLSSSMSPGVKLAATEFNKF, encoded by the coding sequence ATGCCCGTCAAACAAAGCAAAAGATACCGCAGCGCCGCCTCGGCCGTTGACCTCTCCAAGGAATATCCCCTCAAGGAAGCCGTGGAGATCCTGACCAAATTCCCGAAGGCCAAGTTCGACGAGACCGTCGAGCTGTCCTTCCGCCTCGGCGTTGATCCCGCCCAGGGCGACCAGATGGTGCGCGGCACCACGCCGCTGCCCAACGGTTCCGGCAAGAAGGTCCGCGTGATCGTCTTCACCGACGACGCGGACAAGGCCCTCGCCGCGGGCGCCGACCATGCCGGCCTCGCCGAGCTGATGACCAAGATCAACGCCGGCTGGCTCGACTTCGACGTCGCCATCGCGACGACCGAGGCCATGAAGCAGGTCCGCACCCTGGCCCGCGTCCTCGGCCCCAAGGGTCTCATGCCGAACCCGAAGTCCGGCACCGTCACCGACGACATCGCCGCGGGCATCAAGGCCGTGAAGGCCGGCCGCGTCGAGTTCAAGGTCGACAAGACCGCCAACATCGGCGTCGGCGTCGGCAAGCGCTCGTTCACCGCCGACCAGATCACCGAGAACGTCTCCGCGGTCCTCGAGGCCGTGGGCAAGGCCAAGCCGGCCACGTTCAAGGGCCACTACATCAAGAGCGTCACGCTCTCGTCCTCCATGAGCCCGGGCGTGAAGCTCGCGGCCACCGAGTTCAACAAATTCTAA
- the rplK gene encoding 50S ribosomal protein L11 encodes MAKKIQGYVRLQLPAGAANPAPPVGPALGAQGVNIMGFCKEFNAKTKDQNGMIIPVVITVYSDKSFTFILKSPPASVLLKKAAGIAAGSAKPNMDKVGKVTRKQIIEIIKLKKADLNANSEEAAIRMIAGTARNMGIEVVD; translated from the coding sequence ATGGCCAAGAAAATTCAAGGTTACGTCCGTCTCCAGCTCCCCGCCGGTGCCGCCAATCCGGCGCCCCCGGTCGGCCCCGCCCTCGGCGCCCAGGGCGTCAACATCATGGGCTTCTGCAAGGAGTTTAACGCGAAGACCAAGGACCAGAATGGCATGATCATTCCGGTCGTCATCACGGTCTACTCCGACAAGTCCTTCACCTTCATCCTCAAGTCGCCCCCGGCGTCCGTGCTCCTCAAGAAGGCCGCCGGCATCGCGGCCGGCTCGGCCAAGCCCAACATGGACAAGGTCGGCAAGGTCACCCGCAAGCAGATCATCGAGATCATCAAGCTCAAGAAGGCTGACCTCAACGCCAACAGCGAAGAGGCCGCCATCCGCATGATCGCCGGCACCGCCCGCAACATGGGCATCGAAGTCGTCGACTAA
- the nusG gene encoding transcription termination/antitermination protein NusG, whose product MTTQTSTGAQWFALHTLSGQENKVKNYIEKFKKAEELDDFITEVLLPTEVVSEVKGGKKSTKVRKLYPGYVFINMKLFDENAQVIIKPFYFVKDAGGVIGFVGGDKPAPLRQAEIDEIKARIEAASGKEIPKVTFEVGEEVKITDGAFANLTGRVDEVDPARGKLKISVSIFGRFTPVELEYWQVQRASES is encoded by the coding sequence ATGACCACCCAGACCTCCACCGGCGCCCAATGGTTCGCGCTCCACACCCTCTCCGGCCAGGAGAACAAGGTGAAGAACTACATCGAGAAGTTCAAGAAGGCCGAGGAACTCGATGACTTCATCACCGAGGTGCTGCTGCCCACGGAGGTCGTGTCCGAGGTCAAGGGGGGCAAGAAGTCGACCAAGGTCCGCAAGCTCTACCCGGGCTACGTGTTCATCAACATGAAGCTGTTCGATGAGAACGCCCAGGTGATCATCAAGCCGTTCTACTTCGTCAAGGATGCCGGCGGCGTCATCGGCTTCGTCGGCGGCGACAAGCCCGCGCCCCTGCGCCAGGCTGAGATCGACGAGATCAAGGCCCGCATCGAGGCCGCCTCGGGCAAGGAAATCCCGAAGGTCACCTTCGAAGTCGGCGAGGAGGTCAAGATCACCGACGGCGCCTTCGCCAACCTCACGGGCCGCGTCGACGAGGTCGACCCCGCCCGCGGCAAGCTCAAGATTTCCGTCTCCATTTTCGGTCGGTTTACGCCCGTCGAACTCGAATACTGGCAGGTCCAGCGCGCCTCTGAAAGCTGA
- the secE gene encoding preprotein translocase subunit SecE, translating to MANPFRTVRIFASELVGELQKASWPTKSELKDSTIVVIVACVLLGLFTSISDFALYNVVDAVTSLVSR from the coding sequence ATGGCCAATCCCTTCCGCACCGTCCGCATCTTCGCCAGCGAGCTCGTTGGCGAGCTGCAGAAAGCCAGCTGGCCGACCAAGTCCGAGCTCAAGGATTCGACGATCGTCGTGATCGTCGCGTGCGTGCTGCTCGGCCTCTTCACCAGCATCAGCGACTTCGCCCTCTACAACGTGGTCGACGCCGTGACCTCGCTCGTCAGCCGCTAA